DNA from Gammaproteobacteria bacterium CG11_big_fil_rev_8_21_14_0_20_46_22:
AAGAGGTCGTGGATACGATCAATGCGGGCAATATTCATATCGTTGAGCCAGGTTTAGATATCTTAGTAAAATCGGCCGTGCATTCACAAAACTTGTGCGCAAGCCTTGAGCCTGCGCCGGCTGATGTGTTTATTCTCGCGGTACCCACCCCGTTTAAAGACGATCTTCAGCCAGACTTAAGCTATGTGGAGGCGGCTTCGAAGGCTATTGCGCCGTTGCTTGCCCCAGGCAATCTCGTGATTTTAGAGTCCACTTCGCCGGTGGGTACCACGCAAGCGGTTAAAGCCTTTGTTGAGAAAGCGAACCCTGCGGCCCGTGGTGTGCATTATGCGCATTGCCCTGAGCGTGTGATTCCAGGTCGTGTGTTGCAAGAGCTGGTGGCAAACGATCGTGTGGTGGGTGGTTTGGATGCTGCGAGTACAGAACAGACTGTAAATTTTTATCGCAGTTTTGTTCAAGGTGAAGTGATCGCGACCGATGCGCGCACAGCCGAGCTGTGTAAGCTTGCCGAAAATGCTTTTCGCGATGTGAACATTGCGTTTGCTAATGAATTATCCTTAATTTGTGACGAGGCGGACATCAATGTTTGGGAGCTGATTCGCTTGGCCAATCGTCACCCGCGTGTGAATATTTTACAGCCGGGTCCGGGTGTGGGTGGTCATTGTATCGCCGTTGATCCTTGGTTTATTGTGGCGAGCCATCCTAAAAAAGCGCGCTTGATTCGCATGGCGCGTGAAGTGAATGACAGTAAACCTGATTGGGTGATCCATAAAGTGGAACAAGAAGCGCGTAAGTTTCAAAACCCCGTGATTGCCTGTTTGGGTTTAAGTTTTAAAGCCAACGTCGATGATTTGCGTGAGTCACCGGCATTGTCGATTACTCGAAAGTTAGCTGCGTTGGGCCTTGGGCGAGTCATTGCGTGTGAGCCCCACGTGAGTGCTATCGAAGGGCTTGAGCTGTGTGATGCGGCACAAGCTGTGTCGCAAGCGGCTATTGTTTTGGTGTTGGTGGATCATGATGTTTTCAAAGCGCTGGATCCTGCAAGTTTTCAGGGCAAGTGTATTATTGATACCCGTGGGGTTTTGGCGTCATGAAGGTGTTAACCGTGATGGGTACGCGCCCTGAGGTGATTAAAATGGCGCCGGTGATTAAAGCGCTGGAGTCTTCAGATCATTTCAAGTCCTTGGTGTGTGTGACATCCCAGCATCGTCAGATGCAAGATCAAATGATGAGTTTGTTTGGTCTGAAAGCGGATTTTGATTTGGGTTTAATGAAGCCTAATCAAACCTTAACCGATGTGACGGTCGGTGTTTTGCAGGGTTTGCAAGCCTTGTTTCGCGAACACCGTTTTGATTGGGTATTGGTGCAGGGCGATACTACGACCTCGATGGCGGCGAGCATGGCTGCGTTTTACGCAGGCATCCCAGTAGCGCATGTGGAAGCTGGCCTTCGTACCTACGACCTGCAGCGCCCGTTTCCGGAAGAGCTGAATCGCCAGTTAACCGCACGCATGGCAGCCAAGCATTTTGCGCCCACTGACTGTGCTAAACAGAATTTATTGTCTGAAGGTGTTTCTGCTGAGACCATTTTTGTGACCGGCAACACAGTGATCGACGCTTTGTTGTACATGCGTGAAAAAATTCGTGCAGGCGAAGTGCAGATATCATTGCCGGAGTCCATTCAATCGATCGTGGATACGCAAACGCCTTATGTGTTGATTACGGGGCACCGCCGAGAAAGTTTTGGGGAAGGGTTTCTCAATATTTGCCAGGCGATTCAGCGTTTGGCAAAACAGTATTCAGACTGGCAATTTATTTATCCGGTGCACTTAAATCCAAATGTGCAAGCGCCGGTCAATGAGCATCTAAACGGTTTGGCTAATGTGCATTTGATTGCGCCGCAAGAGTATGCGCCGTTTATTTATTTGATGGACCACTGCCGCGTTGTGCTCACTGACTCCGGTGGTGTGCAAGAAGAAGCGCCGTCTTTGGGTAAGCCCGTACTGGTGATGCGTGAGAAAACTGAGCGCCCAGAAGGGGTTGAGGCCGGTACCGCAAAATTAGTGGGTAATCGTTCGGATGATATTATCGCAGCAGTGAGCGGCTTGATTGATGATTCGGCTGCGTATGATGCGATGGCGAAAGCGGTGAATCCGTACGGCGATGGTCAGGCGGCTTGGCGTATTGTTGAGTGGCTTTAGCGATACTCCGCCATGTTGAATAGCAAATACTCTGCAAACTGTGTTATCAGCGCGTGTTCTGCGTGCGGTTCATAATATAAGTGACTGTGTGAGGTCACGGGTGCTTTATCGAGCGGCAGTTTCACCAGCAGACCTTGTTCAATTTCATCAAGCAGCATTTGTTCAGGTAAATAGAGAATGCCGAGACCTCGGCTTGCGGCGGCTAGTAGCTCAGTGGTCGACGCGGTTTTTAAGCTGCCGCGCACTTTGATTTGGCGCTTGCCGCTGAAATG
Protein-coding regions in this window:
- a CDS encoding UDP-N-acetylglucosamine 2-epimerase (non-hydrolyzing); the protein is MKVLTVMGTRPEVIKMAPVIKALESSDHFKSLVCVTSQHRQMQDQMMSLFGLKADFDLGLMKPNQTLTDVTVGVLQGLQALFREHRFDWVLVQGDTTTSMAASMAAFYAGIPVAHVEAGLRTYDLQRPFPEELNRQLTARMAAKHFAPTDCAKQNLLSEGVSAETIFVTGNTVIDALLYMREKIRAGEVQISLPESIQSIVDTQTPYVLITGHRRESFGEGFLNICQAIQRLAKQYSDWQFIYPVHLNPNVQAPVNEHLNGLANVHLIAPQEYAPFIYLMDHCRVVLTDSGGVQEEAPSLGKPVLVMREKTERPEGVEAGTAKLVGNRSDDIIAAVSGLIDDSAAYDAMAKAVNPYGDGQAAWRIVEWL
- a CDS encoding UDP-N-acetyl-D-mannosamine dehydrogenase produces the protein MGQLKTVCVVGLGYIGLPTASLLATKGYTVLGVDVRQEVVDTINAGNIHIVEPGLDILVKSAVHSQNLCASLEPAPADVFILAVPTPFKDDLQPDLSYVEAASKAIAPLLAPGNLVILESTSPVGTTQAVKAFVEKANPAARGVHYAHCPERVIPGRVLQELVANDRVVGGLDAASTEQTVNFYRSFVQGEVIATDARTAELCKLAENAFRDVNIAFANELSLICDEADINVWELIRLANRHPRVNILQPGPGVGGHCIAVDPWFIVASHPKKARLIRMAREVNDSKPDWVIHKVEQEARKFQNPVIACLGLSFKANVDDLRESPALSITRKLAALGLGRVIACEPHVSAIEGLELCDAAQAVSQAAIVLVLVDHDVFKALDPASFQGKCIIDTRGVLAS